A window of the Pungitius pungitius chromosome 3, fPunPun2.1, whole genome shotgun sequence genome harbors these coding sequences:
- the LOC134126942 gene encoding chondroitin proteoglycan-2-like codes for MCKLTLTAALCLIIACLGLSGIEANSGPSYPNNAFSCAGKPDGLYPNPSDEHSFFYCVAGQVNLKQCAANLVYKPAIKVCDYPKFAFFCVGKRDGQYPNPSDQHSFFYCVAGKAFLRQCPANLVYNSAIKVCAYPDSPVNKANDCYGRKDGQCHGLASLPVLV; via the exons ATGTGCAAGCTCACTCTAACTGCAG CTCTCTGTTTGATCATCGCCTGCTTGG GTTTATCTGGCATTGAAGCAAACTCTGGCCCCTCCTACCCCAACAATGCATTCTCCTGTGCTGGAAAACCCGATGGGCTATACCCCAACCCTAGTGACGAACATTCTTTCTTCTACTGTGTAGCTGGACAAGTAAATCTTAAACAATGCGCTGCAAATTTGGTCTATAAACCAGCCATTAAGGTTTGTGACTATCCCAAATTTGCATTCTTCTGCGTTGGAAAACGCGATGGGCAATACCCCAACCCTAGTGACCAACATTCTTTCTTCTACTGTGTAGCTGGAAAAGCATTTCTCAGACAATGCCCAGCAAATTTGGTCTATAACTCAGCCATTAAGGTGTGTGCCTATCCCGATAGTCCAGTCAACAAGGCAAACGACTGCTATGGAAGAAAAGATGGGCAGTGTCACGgcttggcttcgcttcctgttttagtttga